The Malus sylvestris chromosome 12, drMalSylv7.2, whole genome shotgun sequence genome contains a region encoding:
- the LOC126591865 gene encoding uncharacterized protein LOC126591865 gives MNSNSKPNGANLRGGTRRRVPGMPLINGGRKDDRYHDQDLILFQELQKREKECNIVSLLQPVSDEFELNGNYQLYRIASAKKGSEIFAENDKNDYDWLKTPPATPLFPSLEMDTNGPELVVQREIPIFQPLSRFAGSNCNIEAVEPRNGRPKSPNPKPKIPVRRSVTPSQRRSICSSTGTIVSSKAQTKNRTTPIGVDPRPNQKPATNANIIRSSASVDTRAKRSANNNAVGETSAPIDFLSSSGMAMGLGGVLKMEYSKTKPTTSTTTTTCVSAASPDPLIVARFSNEKPDSVRTEQRSTSATRGGRGRTSTMPTHLIPTKAAAPETASKPIRRQSCSPSVCRGRKVLERTMQVQEITTTATTTIALHGSLNSTPSLKGRIQTGNNGTQVLGSRIVQRVMNARKAVTHHEEIKDHKKTQCAVSD, from the exons ATGAATTCTAATTCGAAACCAAATGGCGCAAACTTAAGGGGTGGTACCAGGAGGAGAGTTCCCGGGATGCCCTTGATCAACGGAGGACGGAAGGACGACAGATATCATGATCAAGATCTTATTCTGTTCCAGGAGTTGCAAAAGCGCGAAAAAGAATGCAATATCGTCAGCCTCCTCCAACCCGTTTCGGACGAGTTTGAGCTAAATG GAAACTATCAGCTCTACAGAATTGCGTCTGCCAAGAAGGGATCTGAAATTTTTGCCGAAAACGACAAGAACGACTATGATTG GTTAAAAACACCGCCTGCAACTCCTCTTTTCCCGTCTCTGGAAATGGACACAAATGGCCCTGAATTGGTCGTTCAAAGGGAAATACCAATCTTCCAACCTCTTTCGCGG TTTGCAGGTAGCAATTGCAACATAGAGGCAGTTGAGCCAAGAAATGGGAGACCAAAATCTCCGAACCCAAAACCGAAAATCCCGGTGAGGAGAAGTGTCACCCCGAGTCAAAGACGAAGCATCTGCAGCAGCACTGGCACAATTGTGTCATCCAAGGCTCAAACAAAAAACAGAACGACACCAATTGGAGTTGATCCTCGTCCGAACCAGAAACCAGCAACGAATGCTAATATTATTAGGTCATCAGCATCCGTTGACACAAGAGCAAAAAGATCAGCAAATAATAACGCGGTCGGTGAAACATCAGCTCCAATAGATTTCTTATCCTCGTCGGGCATGGCCATGGGATTGGGAGGAGTACTGAAGATGGAATATTCAAAAACAAAGCCAACGACGTCAACAACAACTACTACATGTGTCTCTGCTGCCTCCCCTGATCCTCTAATTGTAGCTAGATTTTCTAACGAGAAACCAGATAGTGTGAGGACAGAACAACGCTCGACTTCTGCTACACGAGGAGGACGAGGTCGAACCAGTACGATGCCCACTCACCTGATCCCGACCAAAGCAGCTGCAccagaaactgcttcaaaaccGATAAGGAGGCAGTCATGCTCACCAAGCGTCTGTAGGGGTCGGAAAGTACTGGAACGCACGATGCAGGTGCAGGAGATTACTACTACTGCTACTACTACAATAGCACTTCACGGCAGTTTGAATAGTACTCCAAGTCTAAAAGGAAGAATTCAAACAGGAAACAACGGAACCCAAGTTCTGGGAAGCAGAATAGTGCAGAGAGTGATGAATGCTAGAAAAGCAGTTACTCATCATGAAGAAATAAAAGATCATAAAAAAACCCAGTGCGCGGTTTCTGATTAA